A single genomic interval of Alistipes provencensis harbors:
- a CDS encoding helix-turn-helix domain-containing protein encodes MTKITDDTPIAMLTVGQLKEILSIDKIMGHLTPSRAPDKEVLTAADLARLTGYSISTVYKLTSERKIPFHKPEHKGRKLYFNREEILDWLQSESHPTIEQENIQKIKQLKKYSL; translated from the coding sequence ATGACAAAAATTACTGATGACACTCCGATCGCAATGCTGACGGTAGGACAGTTGAAAGAGATTTTATCAATCGACAAAATTATGGGACATCTAACTCCGAGCCGCGCTCCGGACAAAGAGGTGCTGACAGCTGCCGACCTTGCCCGGCTTACAGGGTACAGTATCTCTACGGTCTATAAACTCACAAGTGAACGAAAGATCCCGTTCCACAAACCGGAGCATAAAGGCCGTAAGCTTTACTTTAACCGTGAGGAGATTCTCGACTGGTTGCAGAGTGAATCGCACCCGACAATCGAACAGGAAAACATTCAGAAAATAAAACAATTAAAAAAGTATTCATTATGA
- a CDS encoding DUF6291 domain-containing protein, which yields MKHEKTTTKPVFDPEIPPREGLIFYRSFYEALASMKPMARLHLYDVIMKYAFYGEEPTDLKGEQERIFIIIRPQLNANERKRQKKYKEKATKKNNDEELNDFFTKTEDKENGNLQIFSDIQYE from the coding sequence ATGAAACACGAAAAAACAACAACCAAGCCCGTATTCGACCCGGAGATTCCGCCCCGTGAAGGGCTCATCTTCTACCGTAGCTTTTATGAAGCACTGGCCTCGATGAAGCCCATGGCAAGATTACACCTCTATGATGTGATTATGAAATATGCCTTTTACGGCGAGGAACCGACGGATCTCAAAGGGGAGCAGGAGCGAATTTTCATAATAATCCGCCCCCAGCTGAACGCCAACGAACGGAAACGGCAAAAAAAGTACAAGGAGAAAGCAACCAAAAAGAATAACGACGAAGAACTCAACGATTTTTTTACAAAAACTGAAGACAAAGAAAATGGCAATTTACAAATATTCAGCGATATACAATATGAATAG
- a CDS encoding PriCT-2 domain-containing protein produces the protein MKENEYNNGYTERQTVGSNPSELPPIRVSVFENYYATEPLGCVDLIKWCKTAKFKESVIAFRTTSNEKVRQRIKRNLPCITPSGIFKTRSRDGLVQHSGFICIDIDHKDNGVFGPEWFEKKKLLAKTFDCLFYAGMSISGNGLCLIFRIAYPDKHLAQFDALVREVYEKTELVADQGCCDICRLRGASYDAYPYINPHANPYRGVLVERTARTKVRTAREKELLDKKVYKLVGKIRKEKKDITDAYHDWYSIGCALAHEYGKEEGLRLFHLVSMHSKKYYPTECDEQFAKCLRSRKIGIETFLWICKKHGVTFK, from the coding sequence ATGAAAGAAAACGAATATAATAATGGATACACAGAAAGACAAACAGTCGGTTCGAATCCCTCGGAACTCCCTCCGATCAGGGTCTCCGTATTCGAGAACTATTACGCGACAGAACCCCTCGGCTGTGTCGACCTGATAAAGTGGTGTAAGACTGCCAAATTCAAGGAATCAGTCATCGCTTTTCGCACGACCTCCAACGAGAAGGTCCGCCAACGGATTAAACGCAACCTTCCTTGCATTACCCCGAGCGGAATATTCAAGACCCGGAGCCGTGACGGGCTGGTTCAGCACAGCGGTTTCATATGTATCGACATAGACCACAAAGACAACGGCGTATTCGGGCCGGAGTGGTTCGAGAAGAAGAAGCTCCTCGCCAAGACCTTCGACTGCCTGTTCTATGCAGGCATGTCAATCAGCGGGAATGGCCTGTGCCTGATTTTCCGCATCGCTTACCCGGACAAGCACCTGGCGCAGTTCGATGCGCTGGTTCGGGAGGTCTACGAGAAAACAGAGCTCGTCGCCGACCAAGGGTGTTGCGACATCTGCCGCTTGCGGGGAGCCAGTTACGATGCCTACCCATACATTAATCCGCACGCCAATCCTTATCGGGGCGTGCTCGTGGAAAGAACGGCCAGAACCAAAGTCCGGACAGCCCGGGAAAAGGAGCTGCTCGATAAAAAGGTCTATAAATTAGTCGGCAAAATCCGCAAAGAGAAAAAGGATATCACAGACGCCTACCACGATTGGTACAGCATCGGATGCGCCTTGGCGCACGAATACGGCAAGGAGGAGGGGCTGCGGTTATTCCATCTGGTCAGTATGCACTCCAAGAAGTATTACCCGACCGAATGCGACGAGCAGTTCGCCAAATGTCTGCGGAGCCGCAAAATCGGGATCGAGACCTTCCTATGGATTTGCAAAAAACACGGGGTAACATTCAAGTAG